From the genome of Candidatus Rhodoluna planktonica:
TGGCGGCGCAAAAGATGGAAATGGTTGGCCGGTGTTGACGGCTGAGCCACTGTCATGTTGTTTTGGGCACAGAGCTGCAAGTATCTTTCGATTCGAGCAGATGAGTGGTCTGGGCCCTGACCTTCGTAACCATGTGGCAGCAGCAAGACTAGGCCCGAGTGCTGACCCCATTTTTGCTCTGCCGACGAAATAAATTCGTCGATGATGGTCTGCGCACCGTTGGCAAAATCACCAAACTGTGCTTCCCAAAGAACCAAGGCGTCATTGTTTTCGACTCCGTAACCGTATTCGAAGCCCATAGCCGCATACTCGCTCAAGAGTGAGTCGTAGATGTAGAACTTGGCCTGGTCCTCGGTTAGGTTTCGAAGCGGCATCCATTCTTGACCGTTTTCGCGATCGTGGAAGACTGCGTGGCGCTGAACAAATGTTCCGCGGCGGCTATCTTGACCCGCCATGCGAACAACTTTGCCTTCAATCAGTAACGAACCAAAGGCGAGCAATTCGCCAAAGCCCCAGTCGATGCCGCCTTCACGAGACATTTCGACGCGCTTTGCGAGTAGTTGCTGCAACTTCGGATGAACGTTGAAACCCGGAGGCATGTTGGCGTGGGCATTTCCGATTAGCTCAACCACCTGGCGAGGAATCGCTGTTTCGTGCTCGACACCGGTGTGGTCGCTGGCTGTTGTTCCAATTCCAACTGGACGAGCCTGCAATTCAACTGGCTTGCTTTGAGCTTCATGCACTTCGGTGAAGGCGCCCTCAAGGCGGCTCTGGAAGTCAGAGTTGGCTGTTTCAAACTCTTCACGGGTGATGTCTCCGCGACCGACCAGTGATTCAAGGTATAGGGTTCGAACCGAGCGCTTGGCTTCAATGAGGTTGTACATTAGCGGCTGAGTCATCGATGGGTCATCACCCTCGTTGTGACCGCGGCGACGGTAGCAAACGATGTCGAGAACAACATCTTTTTTGAATTCCTGGCGGAATTCAAAAGCCAGACGTGCCGTGCGAACTACAGCTTCAGGATCGTCACCGTTTACGTGGAAAATCGGAGCCTGAATGCCCTTGGCGATATCGGTCGCATAGATGGTAGACCGTGATTCGCTAGGGGGAGTGGTGAAACCGACCTGGTTATTGATCACGATGTTGATGGTTCCGCCGGTTTTGTAACCGCGCAACATCGACATGTTAAGAACTTCTGGAACCACACCTTGGCCGGCAAATGCAGCGTCACCGTGAATAATCACTGGCAAAACTGGGAAGTTGTTGTCGTTGATGGTGTCGGCTAGATCTAGTTTTGCTCGAACAATACCTTCGACAACTGGGTTAACCGCTTCGAGGTGAGATGGGTTTGCGGCAAGAGAAACGCGAACCTGCTTGCCCTCCATGTTGGTGAAGACACCCTCGGTGCCCAAGTGGTACTTAACGTCACCCGAACCCTGAACGGTAGAGGTGTCGGTGTTTCCTTCAAATTCTTTAAAGACCTGACCATAGGTCTTTCCGGCCACGTTGGTTAGCACGTTCAAGCGACCGCGGTGAGCCATACCGATGACGACCTCCTGCAGGTTGGCGTTTGCCGACTCCTGCAAGATTTCGTCAAGAGCGGCAATTGTCGACTCTCCACCTTCGAGGCTGAAACGCTTTTGACCAACAAACTTGGTTTGCAAGAAGGTTTCGAAAGCTTCGGCCTCGTTTAGTTTCTCAAGAATTCGCAGTTGCTCTTCACGGGTTGGCTTCGCGTATGGGCGCTCCAGTTTTTCCTGGAACCATTTGCGCTGTGCTGGGTCTTGAATGTGTGCGTACTCAACACCAACGGTTCGGCAGTAACTGTCGCGAAGAATTTTGTAGATTTCGCGGAATTGCATTTCGCTCTTGCCACCAAAACCACCGGTTCGGAAGGTTCGGTCTAGATCCCAGAGGCTGAGACCGTGATTTGTGATGTCGAGGTCTGGATGCGAACGCTGACGGTACTCGAGCGGATCGATGTCGGCCATGAGGTGGCCGCGAGCACGGTAGGCATTGATGAGTTCTTGAATTCGAGCTTCTTTTTCACGGTCGTCTGCGCCGTTGCGCTCAAAGTCGGTAACCCACTTGACTGGCTGGTACGGGATGCGCAGGTCGCTGAAAATCTCTTCGTAGAAGCCTCGTTCACCGAGCAGCAGTTCGTGAATTTTCTTTAGGAACTCGCCTGAGCCTGCACCTTGAATAACTCGGTGGTCGTAGGTCGAGGTCAACGTGATGGTCTTGCTGATGCCGAGCTTAGAAAGCTGTGCGTCAGACATTCCCTGGAACTCGGCTGGATAGTCGAGTGCGCCAGCACCGATGATGCAACCCTGGCCCTTCATCAGACGTGGAACCGAGTGCACTGTACCAATTCCACCTGGGTTGGTGAGCGAAATAGTTGAGCCAGCAAAATCACCAGCGGTCAACTTGTTGTCGCGCGCGCGTTTCACCAAGTCTTCGTAAGCCGATAGGAATTCGGCAAAGTTCAGACGCTGAGCACGCT
Proteins encoded in this window:
- a CDS encoding multifunctional oxoglutarate decarboxylase/oxoglutarate dehydrogenase thiamine pyrophosphate-binding subunit/dihydrolipoyllysine-residue succinyltransferase subunit yields the protein MYAQFKENPDSVDKSWWPILENYRPTETPHVSTGPVTIAQTSTPVTPITPTVPASAPAPAPAATAAAPAVETPMAGDAQLVAKTTRVEARPQPIPAQAPVTTAIPVQEDESAEDQVTVLKGMSKALAANMDASLQVPTATSVRTIPAKLLIDNRIVINSHLARTRGGKVSFTHIIGYAIVRALKEFPSQNVYYDEVDGKPSAVTPANINFGLAIDIPKEDGTRALLVPNIKRAQRLNFAEFLSAYEDLVKRARDNKLTAGDFAGSTISLTNPGGIGTVHSVPRLMKGQGCIIGAGALDYPAEFQGMSDAQLSKLGISKTITLTSTYDHRVIQGAGSGEFLKKIHELLLGERGFYEEIFSDLRIPYQPVKWVTDFERNGADDREKEARIQELINAYRARGHLMADIDPLEYRQRSHPDLDITNHGLSLWDLDRTFRTGGFGGKSEMQFREIYKILRDSYCRTVGVEYAHIQDPAQRKWFQEKLERPYAKPTREEQLRILEKLNEAEAFETFLQTKFVGQKRFSLEGGESTIAALDEILQESANANLQEVVIGMAHRGRLNVLTNVAGKTYGQVFKEFEGNTDTSTVQGSGDVKYHLGTEGVFTNMEGKQVRVSLAANPSHLEAVNPVVEGIVRAKLDLADTINDNNFPVLPVIIHGDAAFAGQGVVPEVLNMSMLRGYKTGGTINIVINNQVGFTTPPSESRSTIYATDIAKGIQAPIFHVNGDDPEAVVRTARLAFEFRQEFKKDVVLDIVCYRRRGHNEGDDPSMTQPLMYNLIEAKRSVRTLYLESLVGRGDITREEFETANSDFQSRLEGAFTEVHEAQSKPVELQARPVGIGTTASDHTGVEHETAIPRQVVELIGNAHANMPPGFNVHPKLQQLLAKRVEMSREGGIDWGFGELLAFGSLLIEGKVVRMAGQDSRRGTFVQRHAVFHDRENGQEWMPLRNLTEDQAKFYIYDSLLSEYAAMGFEYGYGVENNDALVLWEAQFGDFANGAQTIIDEFISSAEQKWGQHSGLVLLLPHGYEGQGPDHSSARIERYLQLCAQNNMTVAQPSTPANHFHLLRRQAYSTPKRPLVIFSPKSMLRLKAASSTVEDFTSGTFQTVIDDQQGLDKNQVRRVLFCSGKVYWDLLAESQKRGDRTTAIVRVEQLYPTPVDEIKATYAQYPNAELVWVQDEPANQGPWTYIGLFLPRYMNGQVAKLVSRPASASPATGSAKQHAAEQADLIARAFDA